A window of Streptomyces sp. SAI-127 contains these coding sequences:
- a CDS encoding amino acid ABC transporter ATP-binding protein — MSVMVDIRSVHKSFGSLEVLKGIDLAVHTGEVTVILGPSGSGKSTLLRTVNHLEKVDRGAISVDGVLVGYRRSGDKLYELPEREVLRQRTRIGFVFQNFNLFPHLTVLDNVVEAPVAALKRPRKEAVEAARRLLDRVGLADKADSYPRHLSGGQQQRVAIARALALEPRLLLFDEPTSALDPELVGEVLDVIKDLARQGTTMIVVTHEIGFAREVADTVVFMDDGRIVEQGPPADVLDTPQHERTRSFLSKVL; from the coding sequence ATGAGTGTCATGGTCGACATCAGGTCCGTCCACAAGAGCTTCGGATCACTGGAGGTGCTCAAGGGCATCGACCTCGCCGTGCACACCGGCGAGGTCACCGTGATCCTCGGCCCGTCCGGCTCCGGCAAGTCGACGCTGCTGCGCACCGTCAACCACCTGGAGAAGGTGGACCGGGGCGCGATCAGCGTGGACGGGGTGCTGGTCGGATACCGGCGCAGCGGCGACAAGCTGTACGAGCTGCCCGAGCGCGAGGTGCTCAGACAGCGCACCCGGATCGGCTTCGTCTTCCAGAACTTCAACCTGTTCCCGCATCTGACCGTGCTGGACAACGTCGTCGAGGCCCCGGTGGCCGCCCTGAAGAGGCCACGGAAGGAGGCCGTGGAGGCGGCGCGGCGGCTGCTGGACCGGGTCGGGCTCGCCGACAAGGCCGACTCCTACCCGAGACATCTGTCCGGCGGACAGCAGCAACGGGTCGCGATCGCACGGGCGTTGGCGCTGGAACCCCGGCTGCTGCTGTTCGACGAACCGACCTCCGCGCTCGACCCCGAACTGGTCGGCGAAGTCCTCGACGTCATCAAGGACCTGGCCCGCCAGGGCACCACGATGATCGTCGTCACCCACGAGATCGGCTTCGCCCGCGAGGTCGCCGACACCGTCGTGTTCATGGACGACGGACGCATCGTCGAACAGGGCCCGCCGGCCGACGTGCTGGACACCCCGCAGCACGAACGCACACGCTCCTTTCTCTCGAAGGTGCTGTGA
- a CDS encoding FAD/NAD(P)-binding protein: MRRSLVIVGAGPRGTGLIERIAANAPELYDGPGFDVHLVDPHPPGAGRIWRAAQSPLLWMNSHAEDVTMFTDETVQMAGPVRPGPTLHEWAAIDGRVFADRPLQGAYLRWVHEQAVAALPEGVVVHHHPRRAVRVSGPREGRQQVWLEGRPHPLLADLVVLALGHLDAELDEEQSALSAYAEEHGLVHLPPDFTADSDLSALAPGEPVLVRGFGLAFVDLMVLLTEGRGGRHEGDTYVPSGREPVLYVGSRRGVPYHSKIGYDWTGERPPLPRFLGPAEIDGLLARPEGFARGGAADGYSERDVWPLVEKELGFAHYHRLFTVHPERTAMSWTDFEEKYAAGSRTDIQALVASAVPDPRDRLDLAALDRPLEGVRYATHEEFQDGLREYVEADLSRRHDPSYSPDLAVFLGLLSVYGQLVRLGDIGGWWHGFFSYLASGPPGPRLRQLLALSRAGVLRFVGADMEVHAGDGVFRASSPTVPGFSVEARALVEARLPEPTVRRALDPLLRELHAEGAAESPDGLLRVDRADGRVLDRSGRPHPRRFALGPHTDGRTPGAFTRPRTGGPAFRQNDATARAALLFLGELAGRAAA, encoded by the coding sequence ATGAGGCGCTCGCTGGTGATCGTCGGAGCCGGGCCGCGGGGGACCGGTCTGATCGAGCGGATCGCCGCCAACGCGCCCGAGCTGTACGACGGTCCGGGGTTCGACGTGCATCTGGTGGACCCGCATCCGCCGGGCGCCGGACGGATCTGGCGGGCCGCCCAGTCACCTCTGCTGTGGATGAACTCGCACGCCGAGGACGTCACCATGTTCACCGACGAGACCGTGCAGATGGCGGGGCCCGTGCGTCCCGGCCCCACCCTGCACGAGTGGGCCGCCATCGACGGCCGCGTCTTCGCCGACCGGCCGCTCCAGGGTGCCTATCTGCGCTGGGTGCACGAGCAGGCGGTGGCCGCGCTGCCGGAGGGCGTCGTCGTCCATCACCACCCGAGGCGTGCCGTGCGGGTCAGCGGTCCGCGCGAGGGCCGGCAGCAGGTCTGGCTGGAGGGCCGGCCGCATCCTCTCCTCGCCGACCTCGTCGTCCTGGCCCTCGGCCATCTGGACGCCGAACTGGACGAGGAGCAGAGCGCGTTGTCCGCGTACGCCGAGGAGCACGGTCTCGTCCACCTCCCGCCCGACTTCACCGCCGACAGCGATCTGTCCGCCCTCGCGCCCGGGGAACCGGTCCTGGTCCGCGGCTTCGGGCTCGCCTTCGTCGACCTGATGGTGCTGCTGACCGAGGGACGCGGCGGACGGCACGAAGGGGACACCTACGTCCCGTCCGGGCGCGAGCCGGTCCTCTACGTCGGATCGCGGCGCGGAGTGCCGTACCACTCGAAGATCGGCTACGACTGGACCGGCGAGCGGCCTCCACTGCCCCGCTTCCTGGGGCCCGCCGAGATCGACGGGCTGCTCGCCCGGCCGGAGGGCTTCGCCCGCGGCGGGGCCGCTGATGGATACAGCGAGCGGGACGTGTGGCCGCTGGTGGAGAAGGAGCTCGGGTTCGCGCACTACCACCGGCTGTTCACCGTGCATCCGGAGCGGACCGCGATGTCCTGGACCGACTTCGAGGAGAAGTACGCGGCCGGGAGCAGGACGGACATCCAGGCTCTCGTCGCCTCCGCCGTGCCCGACCCCCGTGACCGGCTCGACCTCGCGGCGCTCGACCGGCCGCTGGAGGGCGTGCGGTACGCGACGCACGAGGAGTTCCAGGACGGGCTGCGGGAGTATGTCGAGGCCGACCTGAGCCGACGGCATGACCCTTCGTACAGCCCGGACCTGGCCGTCTTCCTGGGGCTGCTCTCGGTCTACGGCCAGCTGGTCCGGCTCGGGGACATCGGCGGATGGTGGCACGGGTTCTTCAGCTATCTGGCCTCCGGACCGCCCGGGCCCCGGCTGCGGCAGTTGCTCGCGCTGTCCCGGGCGGGAGTGCTCAGGTTCGTCGGGGCCGACATGGAAGTCCACGCCGGGGACGGGGTGTTCCGGGCGTCGAGCCCCACTGTGCCGGGCTTCTCGGTGGAGGCGCGGGCGCTGGTCGAGGCGCGGCTGCCCGAGCCGACCGTGCGGCGGGCCCTCGATCCGCTGCTGCGCGAGCTGCACGCCGAGGGGGCCGCCGAGAGCCCGGACGGGCTGCTGCGCGTGGACCGTGCCGACGGGCGGGTCCTGGACCGGTCCGGACGGCCCCACCCACGGCGCTTCGCGCTCGGCCCGCACACCGACGGCCGTACTCCCGGCGCCTTCACCCGGCCGCGCACCGGCGGGCCCGCGTTCCGGCAGAACGACGCGACCGCGCGGGCCGCGCTGCTGTTCCTCGGCGAGCTCGCCGGTCGTGCTGCCGCCTAA
- a CDS encoding amino acid ABC transporter permease codes for MSSDTLAKASAAPGIPEHADSLRIVPRRRLGQWTAAVAVLVLLALAVNSVLRNDAFQWDVVADYFTTDAVLRGLWLTLWLTAVVMTLGFVLGALLAAARLSANPVLRSVSWGYVWLFRSIPILVQLLLWFNIGALYPHILGVRTVDLLGPVTVAVIGLTLHEAAYAAEVVRGGILSVDRGQIEAAQALGLSRWRRWRRIVLPQAMRSIVPPAGNMLIGTLKGTSIVSVIAVQDLLYSVQLVYHRTYQVIPLLMVATVWYTVVTSVLGVGQHHLEKHYARGSERTR; via the coding sequence ATGTCCTCCGACACCCTCGCCAAAGCCTCCGCCGCGCCCGGCATACCGGAGCACGCGGATTCCCTGCGGATCGTCCCGCGCCGCCGCCTCGGCCAGTGGACGGCCGCCGTCGCCGTTCTCGTACTGCTCGCGCTCGCCGTCAACTCCGTTCTGCGCAACGACGCCTTCCAGTGGGACGTCGTCGCGGACTACTTCACCACCGACGCGGTGCTGCGCGGGCTGTGGCTCACGCTCTGGCTGACCGCGGTGGTGATGACGCTCGGCTTCGTGCTGGGCGCGCTGCTCGCGGCGGCCCGGCTTTCCGCCAACCCGGTGCTCAGAAGCGTGAGTTGGGGCTACGTCTGGCTGTTCCGGTCGATCCCGATCCTGGTGCAGCTGCTGCTCTGGTTCAACATCGGGGCGCTGTACCCGCACATCCTCGGAGTACGGACGGTCGACCTGCTCGGCCCGGTCACCGTCGCGGTCATCGGCCTGACCCTGCACGAGGCCGCCTACGCCGCCGAGGTCGTGCGCGGCGGGATCCTCTCCGTCGACCGCGGGCAGATCGAGGCCGCGCAGGCGCTCGGGCTCAGCCGCTGGCGGCGCTGGCGGCGGATCGTGCTGCCGCAGGCGATGCGCTCCATCGTGCCGCCGGCCGGGAACATGCTGATCGGCACCCTCAAGGGCACCTCCATCGTCAGCGTGATCGCCGTGCAGGACCTGCTCTACTCCGTGCAGCTCGTCTACCACCGCACCTACCAGGTCATCCCCCTGCTGATGGTCGCCACCGTCTGGTACACCGTCGTCACCTCGGTGCTCGGCGTCGGTCAGCACCACCTGGAGAAGCACTACGCCCGAGGCTCGGAGCGCACCCGATGA
- a CDS encoding NtaA/DmoA family FMN-dependent monooxygenase (This protein belongs to a clade of FMN-dependent monooxygenases, within a broader family of flavin-dependent oxidoreductases, the luciferase-like monooxygenase (LMM) family, some of whose members use coenzyme F420 rather than FMN.), with protein sequence MSRRRMHLAAHFPGVNNTTVWADPESRSQIEFSSFEHLARTAERGLFDFFFLAEGLRLREHKGRIHDLDVVGRPESITVLSALAGVTEHLGLAATVNTTFNEPFELARRFATLDHLSGGRAAWNVVTSSDAFTGENFRRGGFLDRAERYARAAEFLETARELWDSWTPDGLPRPFAHRWRHFDIAGEFTVPRSPQGNPVVIQAGDSDEGREFAASAADVVFARHSSLEEGRVFYADVKRRLARYGRTPDDLKIMPGIGVVLGDTAAEAQEKAAEIRRQQTSPQTALLTLEQIWGVDLSSYDPDGPLPDIDPVADTSLTQGRTRRGDTVAIAEKWAALSREKGLSIRQTVIEAGGRQLLIGTPDAVATELDEFVQREAADGFVLVPHLTPGGLDAFVDEVVPLLQERGAFRTGYQGTTLRSHLGLPDPVRKG encoded by the coding sequence ATGAGCCGTAGGCGGATGCATCTGGCCGCGCACTTCCCGGGCGTCAACAACACCACCGTCTGGGCCGATCCGGAGTCGAGGTCCCAGATCGAGTTCTCGTCCTTCGAGCACCTGGCCCGCACCGCCGAACGCGGACTGTTCGACTTCTTCTTCCTCGCCGAGGGCCTGCGGCTGCGCGAACACAAGGGCCGTATCCACGACTTGGACGTCGTCGGGCGCCCCGAGTCGATCACCGTGCTCAGCGCGCTGGCGGGCGTCACCGAACACCTGGGGCTCGCCGCCACGGTCAACACGACCTTCAACGAGCCGTTCGAACTCGCCCGCAGGTTCGCGACCCTGGACCACCTGAGCGGAGGCCGGGCTGCCTGGAACGTGGTGACCTCCTCCGACGCCTTCACCGGGGAGAACTTTCGGCGCGGTGGCTTCCTCGACCGGGCCGAACGCTATGCGCGGGCCGCCGAATTCCTCGAAACGGCAAGGGAGTTGTGGGACTCCTGGACACCGGACGGGCTCCCGCGGCCGTTCGCGCACCGCTGGCGGCACTTCGACATCGCAGGCGAGTTCACCGTGCCGCGCTCCCCGCAGGGGAACCCGGTGGTCATCCAGGCCGGGGACTCCGACGAGGGACGGGAGTTCGCCGCCTCCGCCGCCGACGTGGTCTTCGCACGGCACAGTTCGCTGGAGGAGGGCCGGGTCTTCTACGCCGATGTGAAGCGCCGCCTGGCCAGGTACGGCCGTACGCCCGACGACCTGAAGATCATGCCCGGGATCGGCGTCGTGCTCGGCGACACCGCCGCCGAGGCCCAGGAGAAGGCCGCCGAGATCCGACGGCAGCAGACCTCCCCGCAGACCGCGCTCCTCACGCTGGAGCAGATCTGGGGCGTCGATCTGTCCTCCTACGACCCGGACGGCCCGCTGCCCGACATCGACCCGGTGGCCGATACCTCCCTCACCCAGGGGCGGACCCGGCGCGGCGACACGGTCGCGATCGCCGAGAAGTGGGCGGCCCTGTCCCGGGAGAAGGGCCTGTCGATCCGGCAGACCGTGATCGAGGCGGGCGGCCGGCAGCTCCTCATCGGCACCCCGGACGCGGTGGCCACCGAGCTCGACGAGTTCGTGCAGCGCGAGGCCGCCGACGGCTTCGTCCTCGTACCCCATCTCACCCCGGGCGGCCTCGACGCGTTCGTCGACGAAGTGGTCCCGCTGCTCCAGGAGCGTGGCGCGTTCCGCACCGGATACCAGGGCACCACCCTGCGCTCGCACCTCGGGCTCCCCGACCCCGTACGGAAAGGCTGA
- a CDS encoding cell division protein SepF, whose product MGSVRKASAWLGLVDDNDDERYYDDDGYSEGTEPGDAWVTDPRVKVASDVAEEKGRRIGTVTPDSFRDARAIGELFREGVPVIMNLTAMEASDAKRVVDFAAGLIFGLRGSIERVSTRVFLLSPANTEIVNGDPAAHRTDGFFNQS is encoded by the coding sequence ATGGGATCGGTGCGCAAAGCGAGTGCCTGGCTGGGCCTCGTTGACGACAACGATGACGAGCGTTACTACGACGACGACGGATACTCCGAAGGGACCGAGCCCGGGGATGCCTGGGTCACCGACCCGCGGGTCAAGGTGGCTTCGGACGTCGCCGAGGAGAAAGGCCGCCGGATCGGCACGGTGACCCCGGACAGCTTCCGGGACGCCCGTGCCATCGGCGAACTGTTCCGCGAAGGCGTTCCCGTCATCATGAACCTCACCGCGATGGAGGCCTCCGACGCCAAGCGCGTCGTCGACTTCGCGGCCGGGCTGATCTTCGGACTGCGTGGTTCCATCGAGCGCGTGTCCACCCGGGTGTTCCTGCTGTCCCCCGCCAACACGGAGATCGTGAACGGCGACCCGGCCGCGCACCGCACGGACGGCTTCTTCAACCAGAGCTGA
- a CDS encoding DUF1684 domain-containing protein: MTTDASDAWKLWHEHRVEAVAEPYGPLALIGTHWLDDHPDGRLPGLPGTWAPADDGVTLTATGADGLTVDGRPYDGQVRLSADLGPTETARVAYGERRLVVLVREGVWGVRDFDPAAPARRAFRGIEATPYDPRWSVPGRFTPYDARRTVRVPSADGVERGLGLGGEVTFVLDGQELTLKAAVRDDGSLWAVFGDTTSGDGSYRFRFLYPSAPDPEGRTTVDFNRALLPPCAFADHFICPFPPPGNTLAVAVAAGERNPAR; the protein is encoded by the coding sequence ATGACCACCGACGCGTCCGACGCCTGGAAGCTGTGGCACGAGCACCGCGTCGAAGCGGTGGCCGAGCCCTATGGGCCGCTCGCGCTCATCGGCACCCACTGGTTGGACGACCATCCGGACGGCCGGCTCCCGGGCCTCCCCGGCACCTGGGCCCCCGCGGACGACGGCGTGACGCTGACCGCGACCGGGGCGGACGGCCTGACCGTCGACGGGCGGCCCTACGACGGCCAGGTACGGCTGAGCGCCGACCTCGGTCCGACCGAGACCGCCCGGGTGGCGTACGGCGAGCGCCGGCTGGTCGTGCTGGTTCGCGAAGGCGTATGGGGCGTACGGGACTTCGACCCCGCCGCCCCGGCCCGGCGGGCGTTCCGCGGCATCGAGGCGACACCGTACGATCCGCGCTGGTCGGTGCCGGGGCGCTTCACGCCGTACGACGCGCGGCGGACCGTGCGCGTGCCGAGCGCGGACGGGGTCGAGCGCGGGCTGGGGCTCGGCGGCGAAGTGACGTTCGTGCTCGACGGACAGGAACTGACGCTGAAGGCCGCGGTCCGGGACGACGGCTCGCTGTGGGCGGTTTTCGGCGATACGACGAGCGGCGACGGCAGCTACCGGTTCCGGTTCCTGTACCCCTCCGCGCCCGACCCCGAAGGCCGTACGACGGTCGACTTCAACCGGGCGCTCCTGCCGCCCTGCGCCTTCGCCGACCACTTCATCTGCCCGTTCCCGCCGCCCGGGAACACCCTGGCGGTCGCCGTCGCCGCGGGGGAGCGCAACCCGGCCCGGTGA
- a CDS encoding S1 family peptidase, translating into MRIRRTTPRSGIARRTRLIAGTTGLVAAAAIAVPSANATAATPFSTAELKSASSSVLKADIPGTAWAVDSKTNRVVVTVDSTVSQAEISKIKEQAGSNADALTIKRTPGKFNKLISGGDAIYASSWRCSLGFNVRSGSTYYFLTAGHCTDGAGTWWSNSGHTTTLGSTAGSSFPTNDYGLVRYSSSYPTSSISGTVGSVDITRAATPTVGTTVTRRGSTTGIHSGRVTALNATVNYGGGDVVYGMIQTTVCAEPGDSGGPLYGTNGVAYGLTSGGSGNCSSGGTTFFQPVTEALSAYGVSVF; encoded by the coding sequence GTGAGGATCAGGCGCACCACCCCCCGCAGTGGCATTGCGAGACGGACCCGGCTGATCGCCGGTACCACCGGCCTCGTGGCCGCGGCCGCCATCGCGGTCCCCAGCGCGAACGCGACCGCTGCGACCCCGTTCAGCACCGCCGAACTCAAGAGCGCCAGCAGCTCGGTGCTCAAGGCCGACATCCCGGGCACCGCCTGGGCCGTCGACAGCAAGACCAACCGTGTGGTCGTCACCGTCGACAGCACGGTCTCGCAGGCCGAGATCTCCAAGATCAAGGAGCAGGCGGGCAGCAACGCCGACGCGCTCACGATCAAGCGGACCCCGGGCAAGTTCAACAAGCTGATCTCCGGCGGCGACGCCATCTATGCGAGTAGCTGGCGCTGCTCCCTCGGCTTCAACGTCCGCAGCGGCAGCACCTACTACTTCCTGACCGCCGGTCACTGCACCGACGGCGCGGGCACCTGGTGGTCGAACTCCGGGCACACGACCACGCTCGGTTCGACGGCCGGGTCCAGCTTCCCGACCAACGACTACGGCCTCGTCCGCTACTCGTCCAGCTACCCGACCTCGTCGATCTCCGGCACCGTCGGCAGCGTCGACATCACCAGGGCCGCCACCCCGACCGTGGGCACCACGGTCACCCGCCGCGGCTCCACCACCGGCATCCACAGCGGGCGGGTCACCGCGCTCAACGCGACCGTCAACTACGGTGGCGGTGACGTCGTCTACGGCATGATCCAGACCACGGTCTGCGCCGAGCCCGGCGACTCCGGCGGCCCGCTGTACGGCACCAACGGCGTCGCCTACGGTCTCACCTCCGGCGGCAGCGGCAACTGCTCCTCCGGCGGCACGACCTTCTTCCAGCCGGTCACCGAGGCCCTGAGCGCCTACGGCGTCAGCGTCTTCTAG
- a CDS encoding ABC transporter substrate-binding protein has protein sequence MRPLTHARNRLLIPFALITAGTLLLTACGSGADDTATASARADAIPTTDVVSAVKKNDAAAGLLPSGTTSLTLAVSVSGQPPGTSILDDGKTLAGQDVDFANAVAKVLGIRLKTEQASFEAILPALDSGKYDLGVGNFGVTDERRRTIDFVTYINDGQGFATRSDSKLTRITDLTQLCGLNVATGAGTTFEATLEDNKHLCKKPYKVQTYNEQGAIWSSLQQGRSDVVMSTINGLRYAVAHQQGVKFLNEYHRLDVGFAFKKGTPLAKAFQAAVNVLIKNGTYARILKKWGTEGSATTASRISPPELK, from the coding sequence GTGCGCCCACTCACGCATGCCCGAAACAGACTGCTCATCCCCTTCGCCCTCATCACCGCGGGCACCCTGCTCCTGACCGCGTGCGGTTCCGGCGCGGACGACACCGCCACGGCCTCGGCCCGGGCCGACGCGATCCCCACCACCGACGTCGTCTCCGCGGTCAAGAAGAACGACGCGGCTGCCGGGCTGCTGCCGTCCGGCACCACGAGCCTGACCCTCGCCGTCAGCGTCTCCGGCCAGCCGCCGGGCACCTCGATCCTGGACGACGGCAAGACCCTGGCCGGCCAGGACGTCGACTTCGCGAACGCGGTCGCCAAGGTCCTCGGCATCAGGCTGAAGACCGAGCAGGCGAGCTTCGAGGCGATCCTGCCGGCCCTCGACAGCGGCAAGTACGACCTAGGCGTCGGCAACTTCGGCGTGACCGACGAGCGCCGCAGGACGATCGACTTCGTCACCTACATCAACGACGGCCAGGGCTTCGCCACCCGCAGCGACAGCAAGCTCACCAGGATCACCGACCTGACCCAGCTGTGCGGTCTGAACGTGGCGACCGGCGCGGGCACGACGTTCGAAGCCACGCTGGAGGACAACAAGCACCTCTGCAAAAAGCCCTACAAGGTGCAGACCTACAACGAGCAGGGCGCGATCTGGTCCTCACTCCAACAGGGCCGCAGCGACGTCGTGATGTCCACGATCAACGGCCTGCGTTACGCGGTGGCCCACCAGCAGGGCGTGAAGTTCCTCAACGAGTACCACCGCCTCGACGTCGGTTTCGCCTTCAAGAAGGGCACGCCCCTGGCCAAGGCGTTCCAGGCGGCGGTGAATGTCCTCATCAAAAACGGCACCTACGCCAGGATCCTCAAGAAATGGGGCACCGAAGGCTCGGCGACGACCGCCTCCCGCATCTCCCCACCCGAACTGAAGTAA
- a CDS encoding acyl-CoA dehydrogenase family protein, which translates to MAPFDPADPLGIDDLLEPEDLAIRETVRTWAADRVLPYVADWYERGELPGIRDLARELGEIGALGMSLSGYGCAGASAVQYGLACLELEAADSGIRSLVSVQGSLAMYAIHRFGSEEQKRTWLPRMAAGEVIGCFGLTEPDHGSDPGSMRTYAKKDGTDWVLNGRKMWITNGSVAGVAVVWAQTDDAIRGFVVPTDTPGFSAPEIKHKWSLRASVTSELVLDDVRLPGDAVLPEVAGLKGPLSCLSHARYGIVWGAMGAARSCFETAVDYAKTREQFGRPIGGFQLTQAKLADMAVELHKGILLAHHLGRRMDAGRLRPEQVSFGKLNNVREAIEICRTARTILGANGISLEYPVMRHATNLESVLTYEGTVEMHQLVLGKALTGLDAFR; encoded by the coding sequence ATGGCCCCGTTCGACCCCGCCGACCCCCTCGGTATCGACGACCTGCTGGAGCCGGAGGACCTGGCGATCCGCGAGACCGTGCGGACCTGGGCCGCCGACCGTGTCCTGCCGTATGTCGCGGACTGGTACGAGCGGGGCGAGCTGCCGGGGATCAGGGACCTCGCCCGTGAGCTCGGGGAGATCGGCGCCCTCGGGATGTCCCTGAGCGGCTACGGGTGCGCGGGTGCCTCCGCCGTGCAGTACGGGCTCGCCTGTCTGGAGCTGGAGGCCGCCGACTCCGGGATCCGGTCCCTCGTCTCGGTGCAGGGCTCTCTCGCCATGTACGCCATCCACCGGTTCGGCAGCGAGGAGCAGAAGCGGACCTGGCTGCCGCGGATGGCCGCCGGTGAGGTCATCGGCTGCTTCGGGCTCACCGAACCCGATCACGGCTCCGACCCCGGATCCATGCGGACGTACGCCAAGAAGGACGGCACGGACTGGGTGCTGAACGGGCGCAAGATGTGGATCACCAACGGGTCGGTCGCCGGGGTGGCCGTCGTATGGGCGCAGACCGACGACGCGATCCGCGGCTTTGTGGTGCCGACTGACACACCGGGCTTCTCGGCGCCCGAGATCAAGCACAAGTGGTCGCTGCGGGCCAGCGTCACCAGTGAGCTCGTCCTCGACGACGTACGGCTGCCCGGCGACGCGGTGCTGCCCGAGGTCGCCGGGCTCAAGGGGCCGCTCAGCTGTCTGTCGCACGCCCGGTACGGGATCGTGTGGGGGGCCATGGGGGCGGCGCGGTCGTGTTTCGAGACCGCCGTCGACTACGCGAAGACGCGGGAGCAGTTCGGGCGGCCGATCGGGGGCTTCCAGCTCACTCAGGCCAAACTCGCCGACATGGCGGTCGAACTGCACAAGGGGATTCTGCTCGCCCACCATCTGGGGCGGCGCATGGACGCCGGCCGCCTGCGTCCCGAGCAGGTCAGCTTCGGCAAGCTCAACAACGTCCGCGAGGCGATCGAGATCTGCCGTACGGCGCGGACGATCCTCGGGGCCAACGGGATCTCCCTCGAGTACCCCGTCATGCGGCACGCGACGAACCTCGAGTCGGTGCTGACGTACGAAGGCACCGTGGAGATGCACCAGCTGGTGCTGGGCAAGGCGCTCACCGGACTGGATGCCTTCCGGTAG
- a CDS encoding LLM class flavin-dependent oxidoreductase has protein sequence MLHLSAAVDQPSAYDAASYLTLARLAERGGLDFVTLEDSFARPGPDALAVLARLAPATSRIGLVPTVTTTHTEPFHVQAAVATLDWVSRGRAGWRIDVSTTEGEARLFGRRHAAPAGELWQEAGEVADVAARLWDSWEDDAEIRDVPTGRFIDRDKLHHVDFRGTSFSVKGPSIVPRPPQGHPVRVVDATDAPARRTAARYADVALVRASSAMQAAAARDQLRSMAVDFGRHPDQLRILAGLLVDLGDGEHAAEPGHGGGGPRQTPQGPLYRGGPVDLAELIATWHGEGVVDGFHLTPVEPLRDLERLVNGTVALLQHRGLFRTFYPGSSLREHLGLARPANQYATTGVRHEP, from the coding sequence ATGCTGCATCTGTCCGCCGCCGTTGACCAGCCGTCTGCCTACGACGCCGCCTCCTACCTCACCCTCGCCCGGCTCGCCGAGCGCGGCGGGCTCGACTTCGTGACGCTCGAGGACAGCTTCGCCCGGCCCGGTCCCGACGCGCTCGCCGTGCTGGCCCGTCTCGCGCCCGCCACCAGCCGGATCGGCCTGGTGCCCACCGTCACGACCACGCACACCGAGCCCTTCCACGTCCAGGCCGCCGTCGCCACCCTCGACTGGGTCAGCCGGGGCCGGGCCGGCTGGCGGATCGACGTGTCGACCACCGAGGGCGAGGCCCGCCTCTTCGGCCGCCGGCACGCGGCGCCCGCCGGCGAGCTGTGGCAGGAGGCCGGTGAAGTCGCCGACGTGGCCGCAAGGTTGTGGGACAGCTGGGAGGACGACGCCGAGATACGGGACGTGCCGACCGGCCGTTTCATCGACCGGGACAAGCTGCACCACGTCGACTTCCGGGGCACGTCCTTCTCCGTCAAGGGACCCTCGATCGTGCCGCGGCCCCCGCAGGGCCACCCGGTCCGCGTGGTCGACGCCACCGACGCTCCCGCCCGCAGGACCGCCGCCCGGTACGCCGACGTGGCCCTCGTCCGCGCCTCGAGTGCCATGCAGGCCGCCGCTGCACGGGACCAACTCCGTTCCATGGCAGTGGATTTCGGGCGGCACCCCGACCAGCTGCGGATCCTCGCCGGCCTCCTCGTCGACCTCGGCGACGGCGAGCACGCGGCCGAGCCGGGGCACGGCGGGGGCGGCCCCCGGCAGACCCCGCAGGGGCCGCTCTACCGCGGCGGCCCCGTGGACCTCGCGGAACTGATCGCCACCTGGCACGGCGAGGGCGTCGTCGACGGCTTCCACCTCACGCCCGTCGAACCACTGCGCGACCTGGAACGGCTCGTCAACGGCACGGTGGCACTGCTCCAGCACCGCGGACTGTTCCGCACCTTCTACCCGGGCAGTTCGCTCAGGGAGCACCTCGGCCTCGCCAGGCCCGCCAACCAGTACGCCACAACGGGAGTGCGTCATGAGCCGTAG